The Budorcas taxicolor isolate Tak-1 chromosome 8, Takin1.1, whole genome shotgun sequence genome includes the window ACTAATGCAGGGATGACACGGGAGCGGGGACTGTCTGACACTCAGGGAGCGCTCCCATCTCAGAAGGGCAGCACGACCTGTGTCTGCGCTCCTTCCTGGACTGAGCAGCAGAGGAACAGGCCCTCCCCACGCCCGCCCCCCAGGGACCAACAGCAGCACCTTGGAGAGCGCAGCTACCCCCTGAGCCAGCTCAGCCTCCACTTCCAGCAGCATCTGCTGCAGCTTCTGCTCTGCCAGCTCCAGGCACTCCTGCAACTGTTGGTCTTTATCCTCCTTCTTCAAAGGGAGACCAGAACAGCAAGACAGGCCATGTGGTGTAGCCTCTGCCATTTTAGTAAGCTGAGGCAAAACCTAAATGCATGTGTCTACAGGATCAGTTGTGTTTCAGAAGCTGCGTCACGGCAATTTTACCTCAGTGTTCCTGGGCTTGGTCTCAGTGGGCAGAACACCTCCTGCCTGAGTATTTGCTTTTCCTAAACGTCTCCaaagaagtcttttaaaaaaagttcttatAGATTAAAGAAGACCAGGTTTCTGTAGAAGCTTATTCATTCTTATCGACAAGTTAAGGGTCAGTACGGACCCTTCTTAAAACATCACCAGAATCATCATTTGAAGGGAACCCTACCGACCGCAGACGACCATGGCCTTGTAAACCAAAATATGGCTTTCATCTCCTCTGAAATACAGACCTGATCAGAGTGTGCCTGGGGAAATGCCAGTCAACTAATAATTGTAAATGCATGATTATTCTTTTAACAGATCTTCTTACTCTGAAAAGTTTCAGTGTAGAACAATTAGACagattcttttttgaaaaagaaaaagaatgaaatcatctATACGCTCGGGTTCCTGAGAGGTTAGCGTTTATTTCTAAGctgctttcttatattttctgtgTGCGTATTACTCTATGTACATACATAAACAATAAGAGATGCTTTAAAACCCTCAGAGAACAACAGCACATGGTACGTAGTCTTTTCTGATCCGCCTTTTACAGCCATTCTTTTGTATGTCGTAATGCTCTAAATGAGCATTCCACATCAGACATTTCAATGgctttctagtattttatttttgtagtgggGCCAATGATACACTTTGTCACACACcagactgactcactttgttttgGAAAAGCCAGATTTGGTTTTCCTGGTTAAGTCCTGATTATCTGAGACCACACAGGAACAGGAGCAAGTAAAGCTCACCAAACCACAGGACGTACAAAGCCTAATCAGACTGGAGCTCTAACCCTGCCTTTTGTCACAGTGACCCCAGTTCCCAACAGGCAGCCAGCTGCTGTGAAgttccctgctgctctctgctctttCAGTAAAAATGCTAACAAGCCAACACATTCAAGGCAAGTAAAACAAGAGTCAGGAGTGCAAGTCCACAAAAGGGTTAAACCAAATCCCAAATAACTCAAACCTGTAACTTGCAGTCaccctcaattttttaaaaaaaaatgtatttcctttcagtaCAGCTGCTGTATCATGATGTCCATCCACACTTATGAACGCAGTATTTTAGGGTCCTAAGAACTTTCCATTGGGACTTGATTTCCAACATGGGAGTCACATGAAAAGGTCTTTACCTTCCTTCCTCAGTATTCACTACTagaaaagtcagacacagttcAGTAAAAGCCACTACCTGTCGATGCATAGAATCCTTATTTGcgatttcattttcaagtttatcaTCGAGGTTGTGCCCAGAGATGGCTTCGTGCTGTGCAGCGAGGTAGCGTTTCTCAAGTGGAgtgattctcttctccatgtcctcCTTCTGGGCCATAGCCTACACCAGGcattgcagaggagaaaagggaagtcaTTATCATAGAATACTCCGATACACTTAAGAGTAAAATAGCGGGACTAAATCCTAAATTTcaaatcaaacataaaattagCGTCCTCAAAATTAAAGTCCTAGACATGGCAGTTTTCTGAGGTGTGAGCAAAACCACGCCTACCTCAAATATCACATTTGCCACCATGGCACCCATCTGTTTTAATGTCTGTCTGGCCACTCGATTTACCAAGCTTTTTTCTACATAATAAACCCAAACAGCAAACATAAAGTACACTAAACTACTCTCATTGCAAGAATTCCAGAAGGGAAGGTATCTGGCATGAAATGAGGACCTCTGTCTCCTACACCATACAGGCGGGCTTGACCCAGAACAGGGAGGGACCTTCAACAGATCCAACAGGGAGCTCTGGGCTCATCTCCTCGGGTAAAAGTTGGAAAAATCTCATGCAATTTCTTCAAAATTATATAAGAATATTAATGAGTGGAAACAGAAGTCAAAGTGTGACACAACTGGGAGTAGCCTTCTCAAGCCGAGTTCTTCTAAAGCAGTTATACCACAGGTAGGAAACGCTCAAACCAGGAGCAGAACTTGCTGCTGGTGCGACTCCTGTCTGCTGGCTGAAAATCCATTTCAGGTCCCTCCGTGCTCACTATGTACCCGATGTTGTCCTAACATTAAAAGTGAAAGGTCTTAAAAAcgctttttccagaattctctacATATTAACCTCTGCCACCTAATTTTCTCCTGTGGCCAAGAGTAGTGTGAACAGGCTATACAAACATgtgcaaatatttctgttttgtgttctCACACAGAATTActcaactgagctactaaacaagtACGCCTGGGGTACCACATGTTGGAGGGGTGCTCTCTGAGACGGCTtcatgggggagggggtgggcagggtgggcaCTGTCTGTGTGCACACAAAGGAGAGGTGAGGCTCACAGGAGGAGGCCTGAGCCCCcagctctcttctgttttcacagtGACCATTAGGGAGTTTCTCATAAATCACGACATCCGCAGACACGACCGCCAGAAACATCGTGATTCTGCATGATCACACAGCATGAGCCTGAGGGGAACTGAGCACCCCTGGCTGACACCCCGCACGCCCCAAGGCTGCAGAGTGAGGGTGTCTCGAACTGTAAGGACAGGGCCAGCGCAGCCAACCAGCCTTAGGCCAGCTCTCAGCAGGCCCGTCTCCCTCCTCCATTCAGCCTAGAGCCCCCAGGCCAGTTGAGAGAGTTAGAGATAACAGCATAGGACAAACCGGGGACCACGTCCACCCTGGGCATTGTTGTGGGGGCAGAAGCAGTTACTGAGGGTCTCATGCTGCCAGATGCTAGAGAAACCAATCACCTTGTGCCAGCACTCATCAAAGAGACCTAGAAGAGAAGAGACAACCACTGAGTGGTGGGGAGGGCCCTCTTGCCGCACCTCCCATCCTAGGGACAGGGTGCAGGGTGGGGGCTCAGACACTGAACAAAGAGCCCCAGGCCTGTGACTGCAAGTGGGACATTCTGAATCTGGAGAACCCAcagggaggagaagagaagggagaaaatgaagtaaaatgaaaCCCATGTAAAATCTCTGTGCAGTGCTACTgaaccaccctcttctcctgcctcctcccaccaGACTCGGCCAGGGGGAAGAGGGGACCATCAGCTGAGCTGGGGGCCCGATATGATCACGGTTTTGTAGGAccaggtgaggtgggaggggtttcctTGGGAACAAGATCAGAGACAAGCCAGGAGGAACAGGAGGATTGGGGCGATGGAGGAGGGAGCCAgcacctcctccttcccttctagaACCTCACCTTTCAAGAAGCACCACACAACCCATCCGATTAGGACAATGGCGTTTCCAAGTCCAGTTACAACTCCGATCCTCTGCCCTGAAGGGCCTGCGGAGAGAGAGGGGGTGACGGGGAGTGTCTGGCTCGTGGCTGCTGGCTCTCCAGGAACTGGGGCCTCTCCATGGGCCAGGGCACCTGATTCTTGGTCCACACATTTGATGTCGCTCCAGGGGGTACAGTCCGTGACCATGACCTTCCCATCAGGGCACCTGGGTACAGACAGACACAGGGGCGATGTAGGGGACCCATCAGGGCCAGCTGCCTGGATGAGGAGAAAGAGGGGGCAGCCTCCCATCCTGGGTCCCCTGACAAGACAGTGGAGGGGGCACAGGCTCTTGCTGTCTGCAGGGGAGGGTCCGCTCACTCCCCCTCTCTGGGCGGGAGAAGGATCCAGGATTGTgtactgcagcccccaggctcctacTGAGTGTGCAGAGCTGTCCTTCAGGAGCTGGACTTCCTCTGCCAGGCCcgcctggcctccctgggctGCACGGGAAGCTCTCTGAGGTGGGGGCCTCATCCAGGTCAAGGGTCAGAAGGGTGTGGGCACAAGTTTGACTCATCCTCCAGTCAAACTTGAACACGAGGCCCTCTCATCCACCTGTTGACTCTTCCTACCAATCTCAGCCAACACTGGAGCATCAGAGGATAGTGAATTACTATTGGCCCCTGAGTCCCCAAATAGGAAACATTCAGGTGCTACTGGGGAACAAGGGGCTGGGTGTGAGGCCTGTCGAGTTGGCTCCGGTTTTATGGGAACCTTGAAGGAGCACACACGTGGCCTCATCATGACTTCTGTCTGCTGTGAGCACTTTGGTCTTTCTAGGTCCCTCCCGAGGAGACATGAGAAGGGGCCACAGGGTAAGCCATGCAAGACAAACAGTGGTGGTAGGGAGCGCTGCTGCAGGCTCAGGAGACCCCACAGGCACAAGGGAGCTCTGAGAGGTGGGAGGAGCTTCACGGaagcaggagagagaaatggctaCAAggaaactggggtctcctgtgggttggaagccccccaggcttctgtgTCTCACCCGGTGCTGCAGTTTTGACAGAATTCAAGTGCATCTTCACGGAAAGTGCCAGGTTTGCACTGACACTCAGTGTCCTTGGTGGGGGTGCAgcgatttttttcttcttctcctagaGACCAAATAAGGTTTTGAAGATGAGTCTCCCTCATATGTCTCTCAACCCTTCTTCACCACCCAGAACTCCATCCACTGAGTTCAAGAAGTGATTTGGATGGCTTCCTGgctgctccagtggttaagaatccgcctgacaaagCAGGGGATACAGGGtgcatccctggtctgggaaggtcccacacgttgcggggcagctaagcctgtgcgccacagctactcATCCTGTGCGCTAGGGCCTGTGCACCACGATGAGAAGCAGCAAGAGTAGCGCCCCTCaccacaacgagagaaagcccttgttctgcaacaaagacccagaacagccaaaaataaatgcattaatcttttttaaagtaattttgggGTCATTTTCTGTGGCAACACACACAGACCA containing:
- the LOC128052079 gene encoding tumor necrosis factor receptor superfamily member 10C-like, producing the protein MAQKEDMEKRITPLEKRYLAAQHEAISGHNLDDKLENEIANKDSMHRQVKPASTTSVRKDEIDQQSSAPLEGSLQENLCLPGFYMEEASGGCAPRTDGTDYTSHSNTLSSCLPCMTCKSGEEEKNRCTPTKDTECQCKPGTFREDALEFCQNCSTGCPDGKVMVTDCTPWSDIKCVDQESGALAHGEAPVPGEPAATSQTLPVTPSLSAGPSGQRIGVVTGLGNAIVLIGWVVWCFLKGLFDECWHKVIGFSSIWQHETLSNCFCPHNNAQGGRGPRFVLCCYL